The proteins below are encoded in one region of Amycolatopsis acidiphila:
- a CDS encoding TetR/AcrR family transcriptional regulator translates to MSGAESRTRTYRSELRQRQAAQTRRCVVESAVEVFSEHGYHGATFAQIAKRAGVSVETVQKHGPKTALLWAAVEVASFGAEGQIDFFDTDRGTAMLQLDAPDAFATFVGELVLAINVPVAGVWTAVTAAAHGDREVRGVLAERLTSIRTQVKNILRTVAERGWLRTDVPFDDLVEALCVITSVESYVRYVRMDGKSHEQYKAFVTRTVHDTILMR, encoded by the coding sequence ATGTCGGGTGCTGAGAGCCGCACTCGCACGTACCGTTCCGAGCTTCGGCAGCGCCAGGCGGCGCAGACCAGGCGATGCGTCGTCGAGTCCGCCGTCGAGGTGTTCAGTGAGCACGGGTACCACGGCGCCACGTTCGCGCAGATCGCGAAGCGGGCCGGCGTCTCGGTCGAGACGGTGCAGAAGCACGGTCCGAAGACAGCGCTGCTGTGGGCCGCGGTCGAGGTGGCGTCCTTCGGGGCCGAAGGTCAGATCGACTTCTTCGACACCGACCGAGGGACGGCGATGCTCCAGCTCGATGCACCGGACGCGTTCGCGACGTTCGTCGGCGAGCTGGTGCTCGCGATCAACGTGCCCGTCGCCGGTGTGTGGACGGCGGTCACCGCCGCAGCCCATGGGGACCGTGAAGTCCGGGGCGTCCTGGCCGAGAGACTCACCTCGATCAGGACGCAGGTCAAGAACATCCTCCGCACCGTCGCCGAGCGCGGCTGGCTGCGCACCGACGTCCCCTTCGACGACCTCGTCGAGGCGCTCTGCGTCATCACCAGCGTCGAAAGCTACGTGCGCTACGTGCGCATGGACGGCAAGTCACACGAGCAGTACAAGGCCTTCGTCACGCGCACAGTCCACGACACGATCCTCATGCGCTGA
- a CDS encoding tyrosine-type recombinase/integrase, with product MTSHNFRKTAATLLDEAGLTVREIADRLGHKRASMTLDTYFGRKQASPKVAELPCCVSPDKYRGSPVTRGPLYCCLNLARARRASNP from the coding sequence GTGACGAGTCACAACTTCCGCAAGACCGCCGCCACCCTGCTCGACGAGGCGGGACTGACGGTGCGGGAGATCGCGGACCGGCTCGGGCACAAGCGGGCGAGCATGACGCTCGACACCTACTTCGGACGGAAGCAGGCCAGCCCCAAGGTGGCGGAGCTGCCTTGCTGCGTATCACCCGACAAGTACAGAGGATCCCCTGTGACCAGGGGCCCTCTGTACTGCTGTCTCAACCTTGCGCGCGCCCGAAGGGCTTCGAACCCCTAA
- a CDS encoding PIN domain-containing protein translates to MAELSKWTHVRSWGRLVVSGVASTAADPAWYSEGRADWSEMSFYAQHRGQPRPQNDTWVAACCLAFEVPLATLNVKDYKDFVE, encoded by the coding sequence TTGGCCGAGCTGAGCAAATGGACGCACGTGCGCTCCTGGGGGCGCCTCGTCGTGAGCGGAGTAGCTTCAACCGCTGCCGATCCTGCCTGGTACTCCGAAGGTCGCGCGGACTGGAGCGAGATGTCGTTCTACGCCCAGCACCGAGGCCAGCCACGCCCGCAAAACGACACGTGGGTCGCTGCGTGCTGCCTGGCCTTCGAGGTCCCTCTCGCGACGCTGAACGTCAAGGACTACAAGGACTTCGTCGAGTAG
- a CDS encoding serine/threonine-protein kinase: MPAINRAEVSVGLSTVVARLLAPDAANRPPDAAWVVTQLAGMLPPDPAMSSASLAPGFPGELDFVPPPDPAAGLVATTGTERRSRRGYLVAGGTVLAALVIAAFLLWSRGDSDQLRTTPRQPPPPASATGTTAPAAVRLEPVDPVDLGNQVQLSWSADSGRTLDFAVIVAGGERAQPHPARAAEPRHHGAGRPGAEVLLRAAGHRQQPGLPEPAQGDPRRGLPPVVR; this comes from the coding sequence GTGCCCGCGATCAACCGCGCCGAGGTGTCGGTCGGACTGTCCACAGTGGTCGCCCGGCTGCTCGCGCCGGACGCCGCGAACCGGCCGCCGGACGCCGCCTGGGTCGTCACGCAACTGGCCGGCATGCTGCCGCCCGACCCGGCCATGAGCAGTGCGAGCCTGGCGCCAGGCTTCCCTGGCGAACTCGATTTCGTCCCGCCGCCGGATCCCGCGGCCGGTCTCGTCGCGACCACCGGAACCGAGCGTCGCTCGCGGCGCGGCTACCTCGTGGCGGGCGGCACCGTGCTGGCCGCGCTGGTCATCGCCGCTTTCCTGCTGTGGTCACGCGGCGACTCCGACCAGCTGCGCACCACGCCCCGGCAGCCACCGCCACCGGCTTCGGCGACCGGCACGACGGCCCCGGCCGCGGTGCGGCTGGAGCCGGTCGACCCGGTCGACCTCGGCAACCAGGTGCAGCTGAGCTGGTCCGCCGACAGCGGCCGGACCCTCGACTTCGCGGTGATCGTCGCGGGGGGAGAGCGAGCCCAACCACACCCTGCTCGCGCAGCGGAACCACGCCATCACGGTGCCGGTCGACCCGGTGCGGAAGTACTGCTTCGAGCTGCAGGCCACCGACAGCAACCAGGTCTACCAGAGCCCGCCCAAGGCGATCCGCGGCGCGGTCTGCCACCCGTAGTCAGGTGA
- a CDS encoding response regulator transcription factor: protein MTTVLIHDDRRSIRDGLSRVMSAVPGVSHIDCVVDTDELLATYRRHPADLVLIGTQRAVHAGVEATRRLLAHDPRAAVIVFGAPDDTATITAAIATGARGFLQWTASRPVLVAMLAHALVSTAPAPIPRQRPDRLDIQLTDRELQVLYGISQGKSNTQIGRDLYLSEDTVKTHARRLYAKLRVRDRAHAVASGLRHGLIT, encoded by the coding sequence GTGACCACCGTCCTGATCCATGACGACCGGCGCAGCATCCGGGACGGCCTGTCCCGCGTGATGTCCGCGGTGCCCGGAGTCAGTCACATCGACTGCGTCGTCGACACCGACGAGCTACTGGCCACCTACCGGCGGCATCCCGCCGACCTGGTTCTCATCGGCACTCAGCGCGCGGTGCACGCCGGGGTGGAAGCCACCCGGCGACTGCTCGCCCACGACCCGCGCGCCGCGGTCATCGTCTTCGGCGCCCCCGACGACACCGCCACCATCACCGCCGCGATCGCCACCGGGGCGCGGGGGTTCCTGCAGTGGACCGCGTCCCGGCCCGTGCTCGTCGCCATGCTCGCGCACGCACTCGTGAGCACCGCCCCGGCGCCGATCCCCCGCCAGCGCCCCGACCGGCTCGACATCCAGCTGACCGACCGGGAACTGCAGGTCCTGTACGGAATCAGCCAGGGCAAGAGCAACACCCAGATCGGCCGCGACCTCTACCTGTCCGAGGACACCGTGAAAACCCACGCCCGGCGGCTGTACGCCAAACTCCGCGTCCGCGACCGCGCGCACGCGGTCGCCTCCGGCCTCCGGCACGGCCTGATCACCTGA
- a CDS encoding IniB N-terminal domain-containing protein, with amino-acid sequence MSHPIQSLHQFVVSLLTDDASHTAFLADPAGALATAGLSDATGADVQEATALVTDHLPAPAADMIETRLAALPASPVDDLHCAIRHLHCLCETARTLPATDFGALTTATATSPDGFAGSLAYASDHVDAALAAATDGDSGSVAGALTSDFGAFTGSGVVTADGLAAAGTITGPDSSFAGAVSTTGHAVAGTLESVSPLGTYGVSTAGAPSVDPGSTLDAATLGDTTAATGVVAAYTATGGEALAGAIAGNSATVAGYFTSAGGSAGQAVATGGSELAGHVTDGSAMVSEAVTHVPALPAPNLPTTLPTDLPVHAMAGLPQLPVPDAGHQLIAGAHTAVTDTVSHSPLADLGTVDHAAALPDLADTLHTDLPLGH; translated from the coding sequence GTGTCCCACCCGATCCAGTCCCTGCACCAGTTCGTCGTCTCGCTCCTGACCGACGACGCCAGCCACACCGCGTTCCTTGCCGACCCGGCCGGCGCGCTCGCCACCGCCGGCCTGTCCGACGCCACGGGCGCCGACGTGCAGGAAGCCACGGCCCTCGTCACCGACCACCTGCCGGCCCCCGCGGCGGACATGATCGAGACCAGGCTCGCCGCGCTCCCCGCCTCCCCCGTCGACGATCTGCACTGCGCGATCCGGCACCTGCACTGCCTCTGCGAGACCGCGCGCACCCTGCCCGCCACTGACTTCGGCGCGCTCACCACGGCGACCGCCACCTCTCCGGACGGCTTCGCCGGCAGCCTCGCCTACGCGAGTGACCACGTCGACGCCGCCCTGGCCGCCGCCACCGACGGTGACAGCGGCAGCGTGGCCGGTGCCCTCACCTCCGACTTCGGCGCCTTCACCGGCAGCGGGGTGGTCACCGCCGACGGCCTCGCCGCCGCGGGCACGATCACCGGCCCCGACAGCAGCTTCGCCGGTGCCGTCTCGACCACCGGCCACGCGGTCGCCGGCACGCTGGAGTCGGTGTCCCCGCTCGGCACCTACGGCGTGAGCACCGCCGGTGCGCCCAGCGTGGACCCCGGCTCCACTCTGGACGCCGCCACCCTCGGCGACACCACCGCCGCCACCGGCGTGGTCGCCGCCTACACCGCGACCGGTGGCGAGGCGCTCGCCGGTGCCATCGCCGGGAATTCGGCCACCGTGGCCGGTTACTTCACCAGCGCAGGCGGCAGTGCGGGCCAGGCCGTCGCGACCGGTGGCAGCGAGCTCGCCGGGCACGTCACCGACGGTTCCGCCATGGTGTCCGAGGCCGTCACCCACGTCCCGGCCCTGCCGGCCCCGAACCTGCCGACGACCCTGCCCACCGACCTGCCGGTGCACGCCATGGCCGGCCTGCCGCAGCTGCCCGTCCCGGACGCCGGGCACCAGCTGATCGCCGGCGCCCACACCGCGGTCACCGACACCGTGTCGCACAGCCCGCTGGCCGACCTCGGCACGGTCGACCACGCCGCGGCGCTGCCCGACCTCGCCGACACGCTGCACACCGACCTGCCCCTCGGTCACTGA
- a CDS encoding ImmA/IrrE family metallo-endopeptidase: MALRRGFKKEAKELALEVRQELGTEVFAPLDPYALAELYGVEVFDLTHPALPPESVRHLTEVRPHVFSAALVPLEPSGAIIIENHVHHPKRRRATLAHEMAHVLLEHPFGPMLTDENGCRSAVREIEEEAAELSGELLIPAEAARLAAFKDWSDRSVANHFRVSLPMAQWRMNVTAARRIACRRRERASRARLAPAQ, encoded by the coding sequence GTGGCTCTGCGGCGCGGCTTCAAGAAGGAAGCCAAGGAGCTCGCCCTCGAGGTGCGGCAGGAACTGGGCACGGAGGTGTTCGCGCCGCTGGACCCGTACGCGCTCGCCGAGCTGTACGGCGTGGAGGTCTTCGACCTCACCCATCCCGCGTTGCCGCCGGAGTCGGTGCGGCACCTGACCGAGGTCCGGCCGCACGTGTTCTCCGCGGCGCTGGTACCGCTGGAGCCCAGCGGCGCGATCATCATCGAGAACCACGTGCACCACCCGAAACGCCGCCGGGCGACGCTCGCGCACGAGATGGCGCACGTCCTGCTGGAGCACCCCTTCGGCCCGATGCTGACCGACGAGAACGGCTGCCGTTCGGCGGTCCGGGAGATCGAGGAAGAGGCCGCGGAGCTGTCGGGCGAGCTGCTCATCCCCGCCGAGGCCGCGCGGCTGGCGGCGTTCAAGGACTGGTCGGACCGGTCGGTGGCGAACCATTTCCGCGTCAGCCTGCCGATGGCGCAGTGGCGGATGAACGTCACCGCTGCCCGGCGGATCGCCTGCCGTCGGCGGGAAAGGGCGTCGCGGGCCCGACTCGCGCCGGCGCAGTGA
- a CDS encoding helix-turn-helix domain-containing protein, with the protein MAGRLDAARLHGALDAEREARGLSWRQLAAEAGVSASLVSRMGNGHRPDLDGFIALVQWLGMPAETFMVWPEGVRDKRSRPSLEAQLAPLLRAEEELSESDQQHVLDVVGITLRHMRARNKGG; encoded by the coding sequence ATGGCGGGACGGCTGGACGCGGCCAGGTTGCACGGGGCGCTCGACGCGGAGCGCGAGGCCCGGGGCCTGTCCTGGCGCCAGCTCGCGGCCGAGGCGGGGGTGAGCGCGTCGCTGGTCAGCCGCATGGGCAACGGGCACCGCCCCGACCTCGACGGGTTCATCGCGTTGGTGCAGTGGCTCGGCATGCCGGCGGAGACGTTCATGGTGTGGCCGGAAGGCGTGCGCGACAAGCGATCCCGGCCGTCACTGGAGGCGCAGCTGGCACCGCTGCTGCGTGCCGAGGAGGAACTCAGCGAGTCCGACCAGCAGCACGTGCTGGACGTGGTCGGCATCACGCTTCGACACATGAGAGCCAGGAACAAGGGAGGCTGA